From Anaerohalosphaera lusitana, one genomic window encodes:
- a CDS encoding metallophosphoesterase, whose translation MKCLRFTLCCALVMAGMTFGADPAVLVGQWDFDDAQNLTLATLGNDLTLSGQDYAVTGCEVSDGAARIGVGSHYICDHGIAPASGETYVNEFSLVMDVSFPDSSTGLWKALYQTNNSNANDGDCFISPVGAVGVSSTGYTDDASPVFLAQADAWHRIVIVVDSEKQYDIFVDGSRYLQGTPQPTDGRFTLDPQVLFFADENSEDNAMDVSTILLYKGVLTDSEVAALNGPLGQDPSQTGSMLTDPYLQNLKSDRITIMWELQQQETCTVDYGPDESYGNTANPSSTTSSAGTEIYSCELTGLTAGATYHFRVNIAQQTGADRTFTTSPAGEADFSFAVWSDSQGASNATIPMMQHMAGSGVDFGVACGDMCENGGDYGSVNAYFLDRVAEHLGQVVPFDIAWGNHDGYGNAMIKEFSDFGAGNYSFTRANCYFICIDNEYRSDYNWIESELQTAVNNNARHIFVFVHRPPYCERWYDGEADFRTNLVPLFEQYGVDACFSGHTHEYERGFLNDVYYCITGGGSWLDHSEPLVYDWSHMTVGGYHDLGSGITGGLVNEYVRVDVDSNGWTATMIAFDPDGNPLTGVTDSFSAVSGGCTPSSTYVHSIVPGTSKGSKGQEYGQVNVTVFDDCGNLVAGADVTGTFSGDFSEQHAATTNASGIAVITTAAQVKKPAYMFCVDSISHPTLSYDASSNTETCDNY comes from the coding sequence ATGAAGTGTTTAAGATTTACGTTATGTTGTGCGCTTGTAATGGCGGGGATGACTTTTGGAGCGGATCCAGCGGTGCTTGTCGGACAATGGGATTTTGACGATGCCCAAAACCTGACGCTGGCAACCCTTGGTAATGATCTGACTTTAAGCGGGCAGGATTACGCGGTAACCGGTTGTGAGGTATCGGATGGTGCCGCAAGGATTGGGGTCGGCAGTCATTATATCTGCGATCATGGGATCGCACCGGCGTCCGGCGAAACCTATGTTAATGAATTCAGCCTTGTGATGGATGTCAGCTTTCCGGACAGCAGCACGGGTTTATGGAAGGCGCTTTATCAGACAAATAACTCCAACGCAAATGACGGCGATTGCTTCATAAGTCCTGTTGGCGCAGTAGGTGTGTCGAGCACTGGTTATACTGATGATGCGTCACCGGTATTTCTTGCTCAGGCTGATGCGTGGCACCGTATTGTTATAGTCGTCGATAGTGAGAAGCAGTATGATATTTTCGTCGACGGCTCCAGGTATTTGCAGGGTACGCCCCAGCCGACGGATGGGCGGTTTACTCTCGATCCACAAGTGTTATTCTTTGCGGATGAAAATAGCGAAGACAATGCAATGGATGTCTCAACGATCTTACTTTACAAGGGCGTGCTTACGGACTCAGAAGTTGCTGCTTTGAACGGGCCTCTCGGTCAGGATCCGTCACAGACAGGCTCAATGCTCACAGATCCTTATCTGCAGAACCTTAAATCTGATAGAATCACAATTATGTGGGAACTACAGCAGCAGGAAACCTGCACCGTCGACTATGGTCCTGATGAATCATACGGCAATACAGCGAATCCTTCCAGTACAACATCCAGTGCCGGGACTGAGATTTACTCCTGTGAGCTTACTGGTCTGACGGCAGGCGCTACTTATCATTTCCGTGTAAATATTGCCCAACAGACAGGTGCTGATCGAACCTTTACTACGTCTCCTGCCGGTGAGGCAGACTTTTCGTTCGCAGTCTGGTCGGACAGCCAGGGGGCGAGCAATGCGACAATTCCGATGATGCAGCATATGGCGGGCAGCGGGGTGGATTTCGGCGTCGCCTGTGGAGACATGTGCGAGAACGGCGGTGACTACGGCAGCGTCAATGCGTACTTCCTGGATAGAGTGGCCGAACATCTGGGGCAGGTGGTGCCATTTGATATCGCATGGGGGAATCATGATGGATACGGTAACGCTATGATCAAGGAATTCAGCGATTTCGGTGCAGGTAATTATTCATTTACACGTGCAAATTGTTATTTTATCTGTATCGATAATGAATACCGGTCAGATTACAACTGGATAGAAAGCGAACTGCAGACGGCGGTAAACAACAACGCACGCCATATATTCGTATTTGTCCACAGGCCTCCTTATTGCGAACGATGGTACGACGGTGAGGCGGATTTCCGTACAAATCTTGTACCGCTTTTTGAGCAGTACGGCGTTGACGCTTGCTTCAGCGGCCACACGCACGAATATGAGCGGGGCTTTCTGAACGATGTCTATTACTGCATAACTGGCGGCGGAAGTTGGCTCGATCATTCAGAACCGCTTGTTTACGACTGGAGTCATATGACTGTTGGCGGTTACCACGATCTCGGAAGCGGCATTACTGGTGGGCTTGTCAATGAATATGTTCGCGTGGATGTCGACAGCAATGGCTGGACCGCTACGATGATCGCATTTGATCCCGACGGCAATCCACTGACCGGTGTAACGGATTCCTTCAGTGCTGTGTCTGGTGGCTGTACACCTTCTTCCACCTATGTTCATTCGATAGTTCCTGGAACGTCGAAGGGCAGCAAAGGACAGGAGTACGGTCAGGTTAATGTGACTGTTTTTGACGATTGCGGCAACCTGGTTGCTGGGGCAGACGTGACCGGTACTTTCAGCGGTGATTTCTCCGAGCAGCATGCGGCTACTACCAATGCAAGTGGAATCGCTGTAATAACAACGGCTGCACAGGTAAAGAAGCCGGCTTATATGTTCTGCGTGGACAGCATTTCACATCCTACGCTGAGTTATGACGCTTCATCTAACACGGAAACCTGTGACAATTACTGA
- a CDS encoding PEP-CTERM sorting domain-containing protein: MKMKSIAILCLLVIAPCASASVVGLWEFDDSADTTAATIGNDLSLVGSDTAMVGYDAQDGAVSIDVGSHYVADHGISPAAGEGYVNEWSLLIDFKYPALDWISLYQTNSSNTNDGDCFVRNGAATLGVSASGYSTNTTSTDTWYRMVVTADNDQFYRIFVDGQLWLDSSGQGQDGRFSLDPVLLLFADENGEDNEIHVSTAAIWDSALTADAVADMGAVGNAVPEPMTLSLLAIGGLAVIRRRK; encoded by the coding sequence ATGAAAATGAAATCAATTGCAATTTTGTGTCTGCTGGTGATCGCACCGTGTGCGAGTGCTTCAGTTGTCGGTTTGTGGGAGTTTGATGATTCCGCAGATACGACCGCTGCGACCATTGGTAATGATCTTAGCCTGGTTGGAAGTGATACAGCTATGGTAGGCTATGACGCCCAAGACGGGGCAGTCAGTATCGACGTCGGCAGCCATTACGTTGCCGATCACGGCATCTCGCCGGCCGCTGGAGAAGGTTACGTCAATGAATGGTCACTGCTGATCGACTTCAAGTATCCAGCCCTCGACTGGATAAGTCTTTACCAGACCAACTCGTCCAACACAAACGATGGCGACTGTTTTGTTCGCAACGGTGCTGCTACGCTTGGTGTCAGCGCGAGCGGGTATTCAACGAACACGACCAGTACTGACACATGGTACCGGATGGTTGTTACTGCAGACAACGATCAGTTCTATCGAATATTTGTAGATGGCCAGCTCTGGCTGGACAGCTCGGGTCAAGGGCAGGACGGCCGGTTCTCTCTGGATCCCGTACTGCTCCTGTTTGCGGACGAGAACGGCGAGGATAATGAGATCCATGTCTCAACCGCTGCGATCTGGGATTCAGCTCTTACTGCTGATGCTGTAGCTGATATGGGTGCTGTTGGAAACGCAGTTCCTGAACCAATGACTCTTTCACTGCTGGCAATTGGTGGTCTGGCTGTGATCAGAAGAAGGAAGTAG
- a CDS encoding metallophosphoesterase has protein sequence MKRLVSFGRSFYKLTGIVFSACLLTIVASGLADTQTGLVGLWDFDDPAYLTKAAIGNDLSLVGSHSATVGIDASDGAVSIGVGSHYIADHDIAPAVGEGYVNEWSLLVDFKYPTLGWISFFQTNSSNGNDGDCFVRGGGGIPGSLGVSATGYTSMPTATETWYRMVVTVDNGSFYRIYVNGDLWLDGSVQSIDGRFSLDPVLLLFADENGEDNQIDVSTVAIYDRPLTASDVADLKGPLGMDVDQQPTVLTKPFLQSVKEDGITVMWELSGQADCSVDYGLDTSYGNSAVCSNETSGAGSYIYKAEIGGLEADTTYHFRVTAGEETLEDQTFTTAPIGFANFSFGVWSDSQGSSSATIPMMQHMAASGVDFGVACGDMAENGGNYGSVKAYFLDRVVKYLGSVVPFTVAWGNHDNYGNAMIKKYTDAGPGNYSFDYAGCHFICIDDAYRSNYSWIENDLQAAVADNARYIFVFVHRPPYCERWIDGDSAFRTYLVPLFEQYGVDACFSGHTHEYERGFSNGVYYCITGGGSWLDHGEPVVYDWSHMTVGGAHDLASGINGGLVNEYVRIDVDEYGFTASIVPFYSDGTYRPGIDETFSKTDPLADINDDGSVDLSDMARLAENWLAPCTDCAGADVNGDDSVDMDDLAIIAGSWMWQQ, from the coding sequence ATGAAGAGATTAGTCTCATTTGGAAGGTCCTTTTACAAACTAACGGGCATTGTTTTTTCTGCGTGCCTCCTCACGATCGTTGCGTCCGGCCTTGCAGATACACAGACAGGTCTGGTCGGTCTATGGGATTTCGACGATCCGGCGTATTTAACAAAAGCTGCAATTGGTAACGACCTCAGTCTGGTTGGATCGCACTCGGCTACAGTGGGCATTGACGCATCAGATGGGGCCGTGAGTATAGGTGTGGGCAGTCATTATATTGCCGATCATGATATCGCCCCCGCCGTCGGTGAAGGCTATGTAAATGAGTGGTCCTTGCTGGTCGACTTCAAGTATCCGACATTAGGATGGATATCATTTTTTCAGACAAATTCCTCTAATGGCAATGACGGTGATTGTTTTGTAAGAGGCGGTGGCGGGATTCCGGGTTCACTCGGCGTCAGCGCAACCGGCTATACTTCGATGCCGACAGCTACAGAAACCTGGTACCGAATGGTCGTCACGGTTGATAACGGCAGTTTCTATCGCATATACGTCAACGGAGATCTATGGCTGGATGGTTCGGTACAGAGTATAGACGGACGTTTTTCGCTTGATCCGGTTTTGCTGCTTTTTGCTGATGAGAACGGTGAGGATAATCAGATAGATGTATCAACGGTTGCTATTTATGATCGCCCGCTAACAGCCTCCGATGTTGCTGACTTGAAGGGGCCGCTAGGCATGGATGTCGACCAGCAGCCGACCGTGTTGACAAAGCCCTTTCTGCAGAGCGTTAAAGAAGATGGCATTACGGTGATGTGGGAGCTGTCCGGTCAGGCTGACTGCAGCGTAGATTATGGGCTGGATACAAGCTACGGCAATTCTGCGGTTTGTTCCAATGAGACGTCCGGGGCGGGTAGTTATATCTACAAGGCTGAGATCGGTGGTCTTGAGGCTGATACTACGTATCACTTCCGTGTGACCGCCGGTGAGGAAACACTGGAAGATCAAACTTTCACTACTGCGCCGATTGGTTTTGCGAACTTCAGTTTTGGTGTTTGGAGTGACAGCCAGGGCTCCAGCAGTGCTACGATTCCGATGATGCAGCATATGGCCGCGAGCGGTGTTGACTTTGGAGTTGCCTGCGGAGATATGGCTGAGAACGGAGGTAACTATGGGAGCGTTAAGGCATATTTCCTTGATCGTGTCGTGAAGTATCTTGGTTCTGTTGTGCCGTTTACTGTTGCCTGGGGCAATCATGACAATTACGGCAATGCAATGATCAAGAAATATACTGATGCAGGTCCTGGTAATTATTCGTTCGATTATGCGGGTTGTCACTTCATTTGTATCGATGATGCATATCGAAGCAACTACAGTTGGATAGAGAATGATCTGCAGGCAGCGGTTGCCGACAATGCACGATACATTTTCGTATTCGTGCACAGGCCGCCATACTGCGAGCGATGGATTGATGGTGATTCTGCTTTCAGAACCTATCTTGTACCTCTGTTTGAACAGTATGGAGTAGATGCGTGCTTTAGCGGCCACACTCATGAATACGAACGAGGCTTTTCGAACGGAGTATATTACTGCATAACCGGCGGGGGAAGTTGGCTCGATCATGGCGAACCGGTTGTTTACGACTGGAGCCATATGACAGTCGGCGGTGCTCATGATCTTGCATCGGGTATAAATGGCGGGCTAGTCAATGAGTATGTCAGGATCGATGTGGATGAATATGGCTTTACGGCCAGCATTGTACCGTTTTATTCGGACGGAACTTACCGGCCGGGCATAGACGAAACATTCAGCAAGACTGATCCGCTGGCGGACATCAATGATGACGGAAGCGTGGACTTGAGTGATATGGCTCGGTTGGCAGAAAACTGGCTTGCGCCTTGCACGGACTGTGCCGGTGCGGATGTCAACGGTGACGATTCCGTCGATATGGACGATCTTGCCATCATAGCCGGCAGTTGGATGTGGCAGCAATAG
- a CDS encoding nitrite/sulfite reductase yields the protein MIPDGSKARSILRLSEPLIRRARGHGSQVQGYLAGDISKNEFKSMGIYELRKDGKYMVRVRIGAGQVWSEQLERIAALSKEFGNSVVHVTTRQDFQIHGVSIEDTPAIMESLLEVGLASGGGGGNTVRNVTACPRSGVCPNEKFDVAPYAVAAGEFLLSDESSFALPRKFKVAFSGCSDDCAFAGINDLGFFAAVRNGNKGFQVYGGGGLGSKPRAGILIEEFISADDFLQVVEAMKLVFEEHGDRTNRRKARLRYVLDRVGDDEFVQLYKKAREHVTQDGLRGQVPNIRQLYPEPAPIEEDASDADLPGNIKADKQSGGYTVKVHVSMGDIEADDLLAVAQLASEHSAAPVRITQAQNLLITSVAGDDIGKVNARLGELGLRRDHNITVAACTGASTCRLGICRSREMGQEIEEAITNVTAFGTGRTIRVSGCPNSCGQHQIADLGLQGRLKRVDGEAVPHYDVYAGSDMTQGQTRLGTKIGTVSEKTVPEMIKTLVKKDGFTKTHISEIVSTYSG from the coding sequence ATGATACCTGACGGATCTAAAGCCAGATCAATTTTGAGATTGTCCGAACCTCTGATAAGGCGCGCCCGCGGACACGGCTCGCAAGTGCAGGGATATCTTGCGGGTGATATCTCAAAGAACGAGTTTAAGTCGATGGGCATCTATGAACTTAGAAAGGACGGCAAATATATGGTGCGAGTGCGTATTGGTGCCGGACAGGTCTGGAGCGAACAGCTCGAACGGATCGCCGCTCTGAGCAAAGAATTTGGCAACAGTGTTGTGCATGTAACCACACGACAGGACTTTCAGATCCACGGCGTTTCGATTGAGGATACGCCCGCGATCATGGAAAGCCTGCTCGAAGTTGGCCTGGCCAGCGGCGGAGGCGGCGGCAACACCGTACGCAACGTGACCGCGTGCCCTCGTAGCGGCGTCTGCCCGAACGAAAAGTTTGACGTCGCTCCTTATGCTGTCGCAGCCGGTGAATTTCTGCTTTCGGACGAGAGTTCCTTCGCACTGCCTCGCAAGTTCAAGGTCGCCTTTTCGGGCTGTTCCGACGACTGCGCATTCGCAGGTATTAACGATCTCGGCTTCTTTGCTGCTGTCCGTAACGGCAATAAAGGCTTCCAGGTATATGGCGGCGGCGGACTCGGCTCCAAACCGCGTGCAGGCATTCTCATCGAAGAATTCATATCTGCCGATGACTTCCTGCAGGTTGTCGAAGCGATGAAGCTGGTATTCGAAGAGCACGGCGACAGGACCAATCGACGCAAGGCCCGCCTGCGTTACGTACTCGATCGCGTGGGCGATGATGAATTCGTGCAGCTATACAAAAAGGCAAGAGAACACGTCACTCAAGACGGCCTTCGAGGCCAGGTGCCGAACATCCGACAGCTATACCCCGAACCCGCCCCAATCGAAGAAGACGCAAGTGACGCTGATTTGCCCGGCAACATAAAAGCGGACAAACAGTCCGGCGGATACACGGTTAAGGTCCATGTGTCTATGGGCGACATCGAGGCGGACGATCTGCTCGCAGTGGCACAGCTTGCGAGTGAACATTCAGCGGCTCCCGTAAGGATCACGCAAGCACAGAACCTGCTCATCACTTCCGTAGCGGGTGATGACATCGGTAAAGTAAATGCAAGGCTGGGCGAACTCGGACTCCGAAGGGACCACAACATAACGGTCGCTGCCTGCACAGGAGCTTCGACATGCAGACTCGGCATATGCCGTTCGCGCGAAATGGGGCAGGAAATCGAAGAAGCTATCACGAACGTAACCGCTTTCGGCACCGGTAGAACCATCCGGGTTAGCGGATGCCCAAACTCGTGCGGCCAGCACCAGATCGCGGATCTCGGCCTGCAGGGCCGCCTCAAACGCGTCGATGGAGAAGCAGTGCCCCATTATGACGTGTATGCCGGCTCGGACATGACCCAGGGCCAAACCCGGCTCGGAACCAAAATAGGAACTGTCTCCGAAAAGACGGTACCAGAGATGATCAAGACGCTGGTAAAGAAAGACGGCTTCACGAAGACTCACATCAGCGAAATTGTGAGCACATACTCTGGTTAA
- a CDS encoding FecR domain-containing protein: protein MSERNRQRCELRSLIQVMLDGSISDADFDKLRELVNSNAELRYYYVDYMSLCAALKRYGSANKTHQPELSEPEMTDLWQQLVLMEKTARTVEIEPPPVKAAPVREPIPSRCSDRHTKTSRMLAMTAILSATAFLFMFVYLFFIPEGGPVVATVGNSYEAQWSGSGEDMKVGKKLQTGIYKLLSGFAEIDLESGTSVLIHGPAEVEFEGKNTVFLWQGSVSCKVPKEAVGFIVRTPRATVVDYGTEFGVKVGKAGQTQAHVFEGQVELRKGIDPVVFDGFLRLNKNESGVVNANDSLARQNYSDSLFVRDLDSLLSSHELMDKNLIVNGDFESGPVGEPFDNGDITNIVIEGWMDEAPATIFSYSSESQPFPQKGRDPLPPDCGDNFFVGRDDCLISQEIDLKPLTYLIDRSEITYQLSAWLGGFKDHGDSATIEVDFLDSSGKLVGSEKLEPSTPEERNNETRFINRSKVGRIPIGTRKATVTVSVVRTYGVADAYVDNIELIVREAGRQ, encoded by the coding sequence ATGAGCGAAAGAAACCGCCAAAGATGTGAACTGCGATCATTGATCCAGGTCATGCTGGACGGATCGATCAGTGATGCCGACTTCGATAAGCTGCGTGAGCTGGTAAACAGTAACGCCGAGTTGCGTTATTACTATGTTGACTATATGAGTTTGTGTGCAGCACTGAAGCGTTACGGCTCAGCGAACAAAACGCACCAGCCGGAGCTGTCCGAACCTGAAATGACCGATTTGTGGCAGCAGCTTGTTCTAATGGAAAAGACTGCCCGTACGGTTGAAATCGAGCCCCCGCCGGTTAAGGCTGCGCCGGTCCGTGAGCCCATACCATCACGATGCTCAGATCGACACACAAAGACAAGCCGCATGTTGGCAATGACCGCGATACTGTCGGCGACAGCTTTTTTGTTTATGTTTGTCTATTTGTTTTTCATCCCTGAAGGCGGCCCGGTCGTGGCGACTGTGGGAAACAGCTACGAAGCTCAATGGAGTGGGTCCGGTGAAGATATGAAAGTCGGCAAGAAATTGCAGACCGGCATCTATAAACTATTGAGTGGATTTGCGGAGATCGATCTTGAAAGCGGCACTAGCGTACTGATCCATGGACCGGCAGAGGTTGAATTCGAAGGTAAAAATACTGTATTCCTATGGCAGGGATCTGTGTCATGCAAGGTGCCAAAAGAAGCTGTAGGTTTCATTGTGCGTACGCCCCGTGCAACGGTGGTTGACTATGGGACGGAATTTGGCGTCAAGGTGGGCAAGGCCGGGCAAACACAGGCACACGTCTTCGAGGGACAGGTCGAATTGCGAAAGGGAATTGATCCCGTTGTGTTTGATGGGTTTCTAAGGCTCAATAAGAATGAGTCGGGAGTCGTAAATGCTAATGACTCTCTTGCCAGACAGAACTACAGCGATAGTCTGTTTGTTCGTGACCTCGATTCGTTACTTAGCTCCCATGAGTTGATGGATAAGAACCTAATTGTGAATGGGGATTTTGAGTCAGGGCCGGTCGGGGAACCCTTCGATAACGGCGATATTACAAATATCGTAATTGAAGGGTGGATGGATGAAGCGCCCGCAACTATTTTCAGTTATAGTTCTGAGAGTCAACCATTTCCACAAAAAGGCCGGGATCCTCTGCCTCCGGACTGCGGGGACAACTTTTTTGTGGGCAGGGATGACTGTCTTATTTCACAAGAAATTGATCTGAAGCCTTTGACGTACCTTATCGATCGATCTGAAATCACATATCAGCTTTCTGCCTGGCTGGGTGGATTTAAAGATCATGGAGACTCAGCGACGATAGAGGTCGATTTTCTGGACTCATCAGGCAAGCTTGTGGGCAGTGAGAAGCTGGAACCATCGACTCCGGAGGAACGGAACAATGAAACCAGATTTATCAATCGATCCAAGGTGGGTAGGATTCCGATCGGCACTCGCAAAGCAACGGTCACAGTTAGTGTGGTGAGAACGTACGGAGTTGCCGATGCCTATGTGGATAATATCGAATTAATCGTAAGAGAGGCTGGTCGACAGTGA
- a CDS encoding cation-translocating P-type ATPase: MASAHKEGNAFIETPWVQTAEDCLARAKTDPSKGLSDAEADHRRQTWGMNRLKESQNKSTWQILVNQFKSMIVAVLILAAIASFAFGDWIEGVAILIVVVINTVIGLFMELKAVRSMEALRQMEQITTTVLRDGSAQRIDAAHLVPGDIIILEAGDIVSSDMRLLEAAKLRVDESMLTGESVAVYKSTEPIDNESTPVADRKNMLFKGTALVGGSGKAVVTATGMMTELGHISELTEQSDEEEFTPLEKRLGQFGKKLLWITFGIVIVVGAVGVFQGRDMVTMIKTAVALAIAAIPEGLPIVATIAMARGMLRMARRNAIVKKLAAVETLGGTNVICTDKTGTLTENKMTVTQLALPEGKIDVHAQKSETGSYFEKDGGFIDPGEDAVLAEMLKVFVLCNNASLHEEEDKAVGDPLEVALLEAAAKADMHRPELADRMPEEREEAFDPSIRKMATFNREVDELYVAVKGAAEAVLEVSTHVREDGGAAELDEAKRDEWLDLNEKMAREGLRVLSAAYKTVSSTDEEPYEGLTFLGLIGMMDPPRQDVDKAIEKCHHAGLRVVMVTGDQKETAGYIASAIGLAHNDGDEIIEGKDIRPVEELSDDERDRFVRSHVFARVSPEQKLNLIGIHRKAGSVVAMTGDGVNDAPSLQNADIGIAMGGRGTQVAQEASDMVLKDDAFSTIVAAIEHGRIIFDNIRKFVVYLLSGNAGEIMIVFFASLLGLPMPILPLQILFLNIISDVFPALALGLSEGSGDEMNRPPRDSSEPVLTLKHWGGVFGWGLLIAVPVLAVFVWCLEGLEWNTESAVTISFLSLAFGRLWHIFNMRDQRSHFIKNEIVRNRYVWYALGLCTLLLLGLVYLPVISDVLQLTQPAVHGWTLIIAVSLIPYVLGQLFREIPMGESK, from the coding sequence ATGGCGTCTGCGCATAAAGAAGGTAATGCTTTTATAGAAACTCCCTGGGTTCAAACTGCAGAGGATTGTCTGGCCCGAGCCAAAACGGATCCGTCAAAGGGGCTTAGCGATGCCGAAGCCGATCATCGCAGACAAACGTGGGGGATGAACCGGCTCAAAGAGTCACAAAATAAGAGTACATGGCAAATCCTCGTTAATCAGTTCAAGAGCATGATCGTGGCAGTACTGATCCTGGCGGCAATTGCCTCTTTCGCATTTGGTGACTGGATCGAGGGTGTGGCCATCCTCATTGTGGTTGTGATAAACACAGTCATCGGGCTGTTTATGGAGCTTAAGGCTGTTCGTTCGATGGAAGCGCTGCGGCAGATGGAACAGATAACCACTACGGTGCTGCGAGACGGTTCGGCCCAGCGGATAGATGCTGCGCACCTGGTTCCCGGCGACATCATTATTCTGGAAGCGGGTGATATTGTATCGTCTGACATGCGGCTGCTGGAAGCGGCAAAATTGCGGGTCGACGAATCGATGCTTACGGGCGAGTCGGTTGCAGTTTACAAGTCCACGGAACCGATCGACAATGAATCAACGCCGGTCGCGGATCGAAAGAATATGCTCTTCAAGGGGACGGCCCTGGTTGGAGGGTCGGGCAAGGCGGTGGTCACTGCTACAGGTATGATGACGGAGCTGGGGCATATTTCCGAGCTTACGGAACAGTCGGACGAAGAAGAATTTACGCCGTTAGAAAAACGTCTGGGGCAATTCGGCAAGAAACTTCTGTGGATAACTTTCGGTATCGTCATTGTCGTAGGTGCGGTCGGAGTCTTCCAGGGCAGAGATATGGTGACGATGATAAAGACCGCTGTTGCACTTGCGATCGCTGCGATCCCCGAGGGCCTGCCGATCGTTGCAACGATAGCGATGGCTAGAGGTATGCTGCGTATGGCCAGACGTAATGCCATCGTAAAAAAGCTCGCGGCGGTAGAGACACTGGGCGGTACCAACGTGATCTGCACCGACAAGACGGGTACGCTTACCGAGAACAAAATGACCGTCACACAGCTCGCTTTGCCTGAGGGGAAGATCGATGTTCATGCACAGAAATCCGAGACCGGCAGTTACTTTGAAAAGGACGGAGGGTTTATCGATCCGGGCGAGGATGCTGTTTTGGCGGAGATGCTAAAAGTTTTTGTTCTTTGTAACAATGCTTCGCTGCATGAAGAGGAAGATAAGGCGGTTGGTGATCCACTGGAGGTCGCTCTGCTCGAAGCGGCGGCCAAGGCAGACATGCATCGCCCTGAGCTGGCGGACCGAATGCCTGAGGAGCGGGAGGAGGCGTTTGATCCGAGCATCCGCAAGATGGCGACGTTCAATCGTGAAGTGGACGAACTGTATGTGGCTGTCAAGGGTGCTGCCGAAGCGGTGTTGGAGGTTTCCACGCATGTCCGGGAGGACGGGGGTGCGGCGGAGCTCGATGAAGCAAAGCGTGACGAATGGCTGGATCTGAATGAGAAAATGGCCCGGGAAGGCTTGCGTGTTCTCTCGGCTGCGTACAAAACAGTATCGTCGACAGATGAAGAACCATATGAGGGACTGACGTTCTTAGGGTTGATCGGGATGATGGACCCGCCTCGCCAGGACGTCGACAAGGCCATTGAAAAATGTCACCATGCCGGCTTGCGGGTCGTTATGGTCACAGGTGATCAGAAAGAGACCGCGGGTTATATCGCGTCGGCGATCGGACTTGCGCATAACGATGGCGACGAGATTATCGAGGGCAAAGATATTCGGCCGGTGGAGGAACTTTCGGATGATGAACGCGACCGCTTTGTAAGGTCCCATGTTTTCGCCCGCGTCAGTCCCGAGCAGAAGCTGAATCTGATCGGCATTCATCGCAAGGCCGGCAGTGTCGTTGCGATGACCGGTGATGGTGTTAACGATGCGCCGAGTCTGCAGAATGCGGACATAGGGATAGCGATGGGCGGACGCGGCACACAGGTCGCGCAGGAAGCTTCGGACATGGTGCTCAAGGACGATGCGTTCTCGACGATCGTGGCGGCGATCGAGCATGGCCGCATTATCTTTGACAATATACGCAAGTTCGTTGTCTACCTGCTTTCGGGTAATGCGGGTGAGATCATGATCGTTTTTTTTGCCAGCCTGCTTGGGCTGCCAATGCCGATACTTCCGCTGCAGATACTTTTCCTGAATATTATCAGTGATGTGTTTCCCGCGTTGGCACTGGGGTTGAGCGAAGGCAGCGGCGATGAAATGAATCGGCCGCCCAGGGACTCTTCCGAGCCTGTATTGACGCTCAAGCACTGGGGGGGAGTCTTCGGCTGGGGGCTGCTGATCGCGGTGCCTGTTCTGGCGGTGTTCGTGTGGTGCCTCGAAGGCCTTGAATGGAATACGGAAAGCGCGGTTACCATATCGTTTCTGTCGCTGGCGTTCGGCAGACTTTGGCACATATTCAATATGCGGGACCAGAGATCGCATTTCATAAAGAATGAAATTGTTCGCAACAGATATGTATGGTATGCGCTTGGCCTGTGCACATTGCTGCTGCTGGGCCTGGTCTATCTGCCGGTCATTTCGGATGTGCTTCAATTAACGCAACCCGCCGTGCATGGCTGGACGCTGATCATTGCAGTCAGCCTGATCCCGTATGTGCTTGGACAGTTGTTCCGCGAGATCCCAATGGGAGAAAGCAAGTGA